In Litoribacterium kuwaitense, the following are encoded in one genomic region:
- the rplJ gene encoding 50S ribosomal protein L10 produces the protein MSKVLEQKQQLVTDIAEKLRNSKATIFVDYRGLNVAQTTELRKQLREANVEYKVYKNTMTRRAAEQAEIAGVEQELVGPTAVAFSEDDVIAPAKVLNNFAKENEALKIKIGVIEGNVTSADELKALAELPSRDGLLSMLLSVLQAPMRNMALATKAVADQKEEEGA, from the coding sequence ATGAGTAAAGTACTCGAGCAGAAACAGCAGTTAGTCACAGATATCGCGGAAAAGCTTCGCAACAGTAAAGCGACGATTTTTGTTGATTATCGTGGCCTCAACGTAGCTCAGACAACCGAGCTACGCAAACAACTTCGTGAAGCAAACGTTGAGTATAAAGTGTATAAAAACACGATGACTCGCCGCGCTGCTGAGCAGGCTGAAATTGCTGGTGTAGAACAGGAGCTTGTTGGTCCTACAGCGGTTGCGTTCAGTGAAGATGATGTCATCGCTCCGGCTAAAGTTTTAAATAACTTTGCTAAAGAGAATGAAGCATTGAAAATTAAAATTGGTGTCATTGAGGGCAACGTCACATCAGCAGATGAGCTGAAGGCTTTAGCAGAACTACCTTCTCGCGACGGGCTTCTCTCTATGTTGCTTAGCGTGCTACAAGCACCAATGCGAAACATGGCCTTGGCTACAAAAGCTGTGGCTGATCAAAAAGAAGAAGAGGGCGCGTAA
- the rpoB gene encoding DNA-directed RNA polymerase subunit beta yields the protein MTGQTVQFGRHRQRRSYARINEVLDLPNLIEIQTASYQWFLDEGLKEMFQDISPIEDFTGNLSLEFIDYSLGEPKYPVDESKERDVTYSAPLRVKVRLLNKETGEVKEQDVFMGDFPLMTDTGTFVINGAERVIVSQLVRSPSVYYSKKIDKNGKKGYTATVIPNRGAWLEYETDAKDVIYVRIDRTRKLPVTVLLRALGFGTDQEIIDLLGDNEYIRNTLEKDNTENAEKALLEIYERLRPGEPPTVENAKSLFQTRFFDPKRYDLASVGRYKINKKLHIKNRLFNQRLAETLADPDTGEVLAEKGAMLDRRLLDKILPYIENNVGFRKFHPAGGVLDDDISLQSIKIYAPDDTEDEQVLTVLGNGMIEEHVKNIMPADIISSISYFFNLLYKVGETDDIDHLGNRRLRSVGELLQNQFRIGLSRMERVVRERMSIQDTNAITPQALINIRPVIASIKEFFGSSQLSQFMDQTNPLAELTHKRRLSALGPGGLTRERAGFEVRDVHYSHYGRMCPIETPEGPNIGLINSLSSFAKVNKFGFIETPYRRVDPETNKVTDRIDYLTADEEDNYVVAQANARLNDDGSFTDDNIICRFRGENNLVPQERVDYMDVSPKQVVSAATACIPFLENDDSNRALMGANMQRQAVPLLTPDAPTVGTGMEYVSGKDSGAAVIAKHPGTVEKVEAKQVWVRRTEEVNGQLVKGDLDKYRLAKFIRSNHGTCYNQRPIVSVGDQVTRGEILADGPSMDMGELALGQNVLVAFMTWDGYNYEDAIIMSERLVKDDVYTSIHIEEYESEARDTKLGPEEITRDIPNVGEDALRNLDDRGIIRVGAEVHDNDLLVGKVTPKGVTELTAEERLLHAIFGEKAREVRDTSLRVPHGGGGIVLDVKIFNREDGDELPPGVNQLVRVYIVQKRKISEGDKMAGRHGNKGVISKILPEEDMPFLPDGTPVDIMLNPLGVPSRMNIGQVLELHLGMAARKMNIRVASPVFDGATEEDVWETLEEAGMPRDAKSVLYDGRTGEPFDNRVSVGVMYMIKLAHMVDDKLHARSTGPYSLVTQQPLGGKAQFGGQRFGEMEVWALEAYGAAYTLQEILTVKSDDVVGRVRTYEAIVKGENVPEPGIPESFKVLIKELQSLGMDVKMLSIDEEEIDLQDIEDEEDSAADKLNLDTEPSQEV from the coding sequence TTGACAGGTCAAACAGTGCAGTTTGGACGCCACCGCCAACGCAGGAGTTATGCGCGCATCAACGAAGTGCTGGATCTGCCGAATCTCATTGAAATCCAAACCGCATCCTATCAATGGTTTCTTGATGAGGGGCTCAAAGAAATGTTTCAGGACATTTCGCCGATTGAAGATTTTACAGGCAATCTATCCCTCGAATTTATCGACTATAGTCTTGGTGAGCCAAAGTATCCAGTCGATGAGTCTAAGGAGAGAGATGTGACCTATTCTGCTCCGTTGCGAGTGAAAGTCCGTCTTTTAAACAAAGAAACCGGAGAAGTCAAAGAGCAGGATGTTTTTATGGGCGATTTCCCTTTGATGACAGATACCGGTACTTTTGTAATTAATGGCGCAGAACGAGTAATTGTTTCTCAGCTTGTTCGATCCCCAAGCGTCTATTATAGCAAAAAGATTGATAAAAACGGCAAGAAAGGGTATACAGCGACCGTGATTCCAAACCGCGGTGCGTGGTTAGAATATGAGACCGATGCCAAGGACGTCATCTATGTGCGGATTGACCGTACAAGAAAGCTACCTGTGACGGTGCTTTTGCGTGCTTTAGGGTTTGGAACTGATCAAGAAATCATCGACTTGCTTGGAGACAATGAGTACATTCGCAATACACTAGAAAAGGACAACACCGAAAATGCAGAAAAAGCGCTCCTTGAAATTTATGAACGCCTGCGCCCAGGAGAGCCTCCTACGGTGGAAAATGCGAAAAGCCTGTTTCAAACAAGATTTTTTGATCCGAAGCGCTATGACCTTGCTAGCGTAGGTCGTTATAAAATCAACAAAAAACTTCACATTAAAAACCGGTTATTTAACCAGCGCCTCGCAGAAACGCTCGCTGATCCTGATACCGGAGAAGTATTAGCAGAAAAAGGTGCGATGTTGGATCGCCGCCTTTTAGACAAGATCTTACCTTACATCGAAAACAATGTAGGTTTCCGTAAATTCCATCCGGCTGGCGGAGTGCTGGATGATGATATTTCCCTTCAGTCCATTAAAATTTATGCACCAGATGATACCGAGGATGAGCAGGTGCTTACGGTTTTAGGCAATGGAATGATTGAAGAGCATGTGAAAAATATTATGCCTGCGGACATCATTTCTTCCATCAGCTACTTCTTCAACCTTTTGTATAAAGTTGGGGAAACAGACGATATCGATCATCTCGGAAATCGCCGGCTGCGTTCGGTCGGAGAATTGCTACAAAACCAGTTTCGTATCGGGCTTTCCCGGATGGAACGCGTTGTGCGTGAAAGAATGTCGATTCAAGATACGAATGCCATTACACCGCAAGCGCTAATTAATATCCGACCCGTCATCGCATCCATTAAAGAGTTTTTCGGAAGTTCACAGCTCTCACAGTTTATGGACCAAACGAACCCACTAGCTGAGTTAACCCATAAACGGAGGCTGTCAGCGCTTGGACCTGGCGGTTTGACGAGAGAGCGTGCAGGGTTTGAAGTGCGAGACGTCCACTATTCCCACTACGGTCGTATGTGTCCAATTGAAACCCCAGAGGGACCAAACATTGGACTAATTAACTCTTTGTCGAGCTTTGCGAAGGTCAACAAGTTTGGCTTTATCGAAACACCATATCGAAGAGTAGATCCAGAAACGAATAAGGTCACCGATCGAATCGACTATTTGACTGCCGACGAAGAGGACAACTATGTCGTTGCGCAAGCAAATGCTCGCTTAAATGATGATGGGTCTTTTACAGATGATAATATCATTTGTCGTTTCCGTGGTGAAAACAACCTCGTTCCACAAGAGCGCGTCGACTATATGGACGTTTCGCCAAAGCAAGTCGTCTCTGCCGCGACGGCGTGTATACCATTCTTAGAGAACGATGACTCGAACCGTGCACTCATGGGAGCAAACATGCAACGTCAAGCAGTTCCATTGTTAACTCCTGATGCACCAACTGTCGGTACTGGAATGGAATACGTCTCTGGTAAAGATTCCGGCGCCGCTGTAATAGCGAAGCACCCGGGAACTGTCGAGAAAGTAGAAGCGAAGCAAGTGTGGGTGCGTCGTACAGAAGAGGTGAATGGTCAGCTCGTTAAGGGTGACCTTGATAAATATCGATTGGCGAAATTTATTCGTTCCAACCATGGTACGTGCTATAACCAGCGTCCGATCGTCTCTGTAGGCGATCAAGTAACACGCGGTGAAATATTGGCTGATGGTCCATCCATGGATATGGGTGAATTGGCATTAGGTCAAAACGTCCTTGTTGCATTCATGACATGGGATGGATATAACTACGAAGACGCGATTATTATGAGTGAGCGACTCGTTAAAGATGACGTCTATACGTCAATTCATATTGAAGAATATGAATCTGAAGCGAGAGATACAAAGCTCGGTCCTGAAGAAATTACGCGTGATATTCCAAATGTGGGCGAAGACGCATTGCGTAATTTAGATGATCGTGGCATCATCCGCGTCGGTGCCGAAGTGCATGACAATGATCTCCTTGTTGGTAAAGTAACACCAAAAGGGGTCACGGAGCTAACAGCTGAAGAACGGCTCCTGCACGCCATTTTTGGAGAGAAGGCTCGCGAAGTTCGTGACACGTCTCTGCGCGTACCTCACGGTGGTGGCGGTATCGTTCTAGACGTAAAGATTTTCAACCGTGAAGACGGTGATGAGCTGCCTCCAGGTGTAAACCAGCTCGTTCGTGTCTATATCGTTCAGAAGAGAAAAATCTCTGAGGGCGATAAAATGGCCGGACGTCACGGAAACAAAGGGGTTATCTCTAAAATTCTTCCTGAAGAAGATATGCCATTCTTGCCTGATGGAACACCGGTTGATATTATGTTGAACCCACTTGGCGTTCCGTCACGAATGAATATCGGACAGGTGCTAGAGCTTCACCTTGGTATGGCTGCAAGAAAGATGAATATCCGTGTCGCGTCTCCAGTTTTTGATGGTGCAACTGAGGAAGATGTTTGGGAGACATTAGAAGAAGCAGGGATGCCACGTGATGCGAAGTCTGTCTTGTACGATGGCCGTACGGGTGAACCGTTTGACAATCGTGTCTCTGTAGGGGTCATGTACATGATTAAGCTTGCACACATGGTTGATGACAAGCTTCATGCCCGTTCAACAGGACCATACTCTCTCGTTACACAGCAACCTTTGGGCGGTAAAGCTCAATTTGGTGGGCAACGTTTTGGTGAGATGGAGGTATGGGCGCTTGAGGCATATGGTGCCGCATATACCCTTCAGGAAATTCTGACGGTGAAGTCGGATGACGTTGTTGGTCGTGTTCGGACATATGAAGCGATCGTCAAAGGGGAAAATGTGCCAGAGCCTGGCATTCCTGAATCCTTTAAAGTATTGATCAAGGAACTTCAGAGCCTCGGTATGGACGTGAAAATGCTCTCAATCGATGAAGAGGAAATTGATTTGCAGGATATTGAGGACGAAGAAGATAGCGCCGCTGATAAATTAAACCTTGATACTGAACCCAGCCAGGAAGTGTGA
- a CDS encoding 50S ribosomal protein L7ae-like protein — MSYEKVKQASHKRIGTKQTLKAIKNGELVDVVVANDADSVVIEPILQMARDHQITVYTVDSMLRLGKVCGIDVGATAVAVKKVE; from the coding sequence ATGTCTTATGAAAAAGTAAAGCAGGCCAGTCATAAGCGGATTGGTACGAAGCAAACACTAAAAGCCATTAAAAACGGTGAATTGGTTGACGTAGTTGTCGCGAATGATGCTGACTCGGTTGTAATTGAGCCCATTTTGCAGATGGCTCGCGATCACCAAATAACCGTCTATACGGTAGATTCGATGCTTAGGCTCGGCAAGGTGTGCGGCATTGATGTTGGCGCGACTGCAGTGGCCGTTAAAAAGGTGGAATAA
- the rplL gene encoding 50S ribosomal protein L7/L12: MSKDQIIEQIKEMTVLELNDLVKAIEEEFGVTAAAPVAVAGGAAEGAGAAEQTEFDLVLEDAGASKIKVIKVVREITGLGLKEAKELVDNAPKPLKEGIEKEEAEELKGKLEEVGAKVEVK, encoded by the coding sequence ATGAGTAAAGATCAAATCATCGAACAGATCAAAGAAATGACTGTTCTAGAATTAAACGACCTTGTTAAAGCAATCGAAGAAGAATTCGGAGTTACTGCGGCTGCTCCTGTTGCAGTAGCAGGCGGCGCAGCTGAAGGTGCCGGTGCAGCAGAGCAAACTGAATTTGACCTAGTCCTTGAAGATGCAGGTGCTTCAAAAATTAAAGTGATCAAAGTGGTTCGTGAAATCACTGGTCTTGGCTTGAAAGAAGCAAAAGAGCTTGTTGACAACGCTCCTAAGCCTTTGAAAGAAGGCATTGAGAAAGAGGAAGCTGAAGAGCTTAAAGGTAAGCTTGAAGAAGTTGGCGCTAAAGTTGAAGTAAAGTAA
- the secE gene encoding preprotein translocase subunit SecE — protein MGKIIRFLREVVNEMKKVRWPKRNELFRYTVTVLVTVIFMTLFFTVTDLAISTVIDFVLAE, from the coding sequence ATGGGAAAAATCATCCGCTTTTTACGCGAAGTTGTCAATGAGATGAAAAAAGTAAGATGGCCAAAACGGAATGAATTGTTTCGTTATACAGTAACCGTTTTAGTGACTGTTATTTTTATGACGTTATTTTTTACAGTGACCGACTTAGCGATAAGTACCGTCATTGATTTTGTTCTTGCTGAATAA
- a CDS encoding class I SAM-dependent methyltransferase gives MGDHYYTNRPSAESAPKLIEASIKGESYSFWTDHGVFSKEQIDFGTKQMLEAFVMPEVKGAVADIGCGYGPIGIYLATHHQDRTVWMADVNERAVELSKKNIARFDLENCRVQQGDLLSGVPDQLAVVISNPPIRAGKKVVHQLFEDAHAALASGGELWIVIQKKQGAPSAKDKLADMFSDVTVVSREKGYQVIVAKKI, from the coding sequence ATGGGAGATCATTATTATACGAATCGTCCGTCCGCAGAAAGTGCACCAAAGCTCATTGAAGCCAGCATAAAAGGAGAGTCTTACTCGTTCTGGACTGACCATGGCGTATTTTCAAAAGAGCAGATTGATTTCGGGACAAAACAGATGCTCGAAGCGTTTGTAATGCCTGAAGTGAAGGGTGCGGTCGCGGATATTGGGTGTGGATATGGGCCTATTGGCATTTATCTCGCAACTCACCATCAAGATCGTACGGTATGGATGGCTGATGTGAATGAACGGGCGGTTGAACTCTCGAAAAAAAATATTGCTCGCTTCGATCTTGAAAACTGTCGTGTACAGCAAGGGGATTTGTTAAGTGGGGTGCCGGATCAATTGGCAGTGGTCATCTCGAACCCCCCTATACGCGCAGGAAAGAAAGTGGTTCATCAGTTATTTGAGGATGCACATGCTGCGTTAGCATCTGGGGGCGAGTTGTGGATTGTGATTCAAAAAAAGCAAGGCGCTCCATCGGCGAAAGATAAATTGGCTGACATGTTCTCTGATGTCACAGTTGTAAGCCGTGAAAAAGGGTATCAAGTGATTGTTGCAAAAAAAATTTGA
- the rplA gene encoding 50S ribosomal protein L1 — MPKRGKQYRDAAKLIDSQQAYSVAEAIELLKKASFAKFDETVEAAFRLGIDVKKADQQIRGATVLPHGTGKTQRVLVFAKGEKAKEAEAAGADYVGEGDYINQINQGWFEFDVIVATPDMMGEVGKLGRVLGPKGLMPNPKTGTVTFDVTKAVQEIKAGKVEYRADKTGNVHVPIGKMSFDEQKLQDNLNAIADVLMKVKPAAAKGTYMKNASITSTMGPGIKLDVSSIVG, encoded by the coding sequence ATGCCGAAACGAGGCAAACAATACCGTGATGCTGCAAAACTCATTGATTCACAACAAGCCTACAGCGTTGCTGAAGCGATTGAGCTTTTGAAGAAAGCATCCTTTGCAAAATTTGATGAAACCGTTGAAGCAGCTTTTCGTCTAGGAATTGACGTAAAAAAGGCTGATCAGCAAATCCGTGGAGCAACTGTATTGCCCCATGGAACAGGAAAAACCCAGCGTGTGCTTGTTTTCGCTAAAGGTGAAAAAGCAAAAGAAGCAGAAGCAGCAGGCGCAGATTATGTTGGTGAAGGCGACTACATTAACCAAATCAACCAAGGTTGGTTTGAGTTTGATGTCATCGTAGCGACACCAGATATGATGGGTGAAGTCGGTAAATTAGGACGTGTTCTTGGACCGAAAGGGTTAATGCCTAACCCGAAAACAGGAACTGTTACTTTTGACGTGACTAAAGCTGTGCAAGAAATTAAAGCTGGTAAAGTTGAATACCGCGCAGATAAAACAGGAAACGTTCATGTTCCGATTGGTAAGATGTCTTTTGATGAGCAAAAACTTCAAGACAACTTAAATGCCATTGCGGATGTATTAATGAAAGTAAAGCCTGCAGCTGCAAAAGGAACTTATATGAAGAATGCTTCAATTACTTCGACGATGGGTCCTGGTATTAAATTAGATGTATCATCTATTGTAGGTTAA
- the sigH gene encoding RNA polymerase sporulation sigma factor SigH, whose product MSLHLDNLDKPSLDKLEDEDIVELVQLGDVEALDYLINKYKNFVRAKARSYFLIGADREDIVQEGMIGLFKAIRDFKEDKLASFKAFAELCITRQIITAIKTATRQKHIPLNSYVSLDKPIYDEESDRTLLDVLTGTRASDPEQLLITREKFYDIEMKMAQLLSDLERKVLALYLDGRSYQEISVDLNRHVKSIDNALQRVKRKLERYLEIREITL is encoded by the coding sequence TTGAGCCTGCATCTCGACAATTTGGACAAGCCGTCATTGGATAAGCTGGAAGACGAAGACATTGTAGAATTAGTACAGCTCGGAGACGTAGAAGCCCTTGACTATCTCATCAACAAATATAAAAACTTTGTCCGTGCCAAAGCACGATCGTATTTTTTAATTGGAGCAGACCGAGAAGATATTGTCCAAGAAGGAATGATTGGTCTGTTTAAGGCGATTCGTGATTTTAAAGAGGACAAGCTCGCATCCTTTAAGGCTTTTGCGGAGTTATGTATTACGAGACAAATTATTACAGCAATTAAAACCGCCACGCGACAAAAGCACATTCCGTTGAATTCATATGTATCTTTGGACAAGCCTATTTACGATGAAGAGTCCGACCGAACGCTTCTTGATGTGCTGACGGGAACGAGAGCTTCTGACCCTGAGCAGCTGTTAATTACGAGAGAAAAATTTTATGATATCGAGATGAAGATGGCTCAACTCTTAAGTGATCTTGAGCGGAAAGTACTTGCTCTTTATTTGGACGGTCGATCGTATCAGGAGATTTCTGTTGATTTGAATCGCCACGTAAAATCGATTGACAATGCTCTTCAACGAGTGAAACGCAAGTTGGAGCGCTACTTGGAGATTCGAGAAATCACCCTGTAG
- the rpsG gene encoding 30S ribosomal protein S7, whose amino-acid sequence MPRKGPVPRRDVAADPIYNSKLVTRLINKLMVDGKKGKSQSIIYGAFNLVQEKTGSEPMEVFEEALKNIQPVLEVKARRVGGSNYQVPVEVRPERRITLGLRWLVNYSRLRGEKTMEERLAYEIMDAANNTGSAVKKREDTHKMAESNKAFAHYRW is encoded by the coding sequence ATGCCTCGTAAAGGACCAGTCCCTCGTCGTGATGTTGCGGCGGACCCAATTTATAATTCAAAACTTGTCACTCGTTTGATCAACAAGCTTATGGTGGACGGTAAAAAAGGAAAATCACAATCTATTATCTATGGAGCGTTTAACCTCGTCCAAGAAAAAACAGGATCTGAACCTATGGAAGTGTTTGAAGAAGCACTAAAAAACATTCAGCCTGTTCTTGAAGTAAAAGCTCGTCGTGTTGGTGGTTCCAACTACCAAGTGCCGGTTGAAGTTCGTCCAGAGCGTCGTATTACTCTTGGCCTGCGTTGGTTGGTAAACTATTCACGCTTACGTGGTGAAAAAACTATGGAAGAGCGTCTTGCTTATGAAATCATGGACGCTGCGAACAATACAGGTTCAGCTGTGAAAAAACGTGAAGATACGCATAAAATGGCTGAATCAAACAAAGCGTTTGCGCACTATCGTTGGTAG
- a CDS encoding NYN domain-containing protein: MDVLLVDGYNMIGAWPDLQRIKEKDYEAARHRLIDMLAEYKAYTGYRVIVIFDAYLQRGLEKKHHQAGIEVIFTKEKETADERIEKLAIALKNVKTRIFVATSDYAEQWSIFGQGALRISARELLREIQEIERNINQSVKKDHQKKLSNRLTLSEDVAQIFEKWRRKDH; this comes from the coding sequence ATGGATGTACTCCTAGTGGATGGCTACAATATGATTGGTGCCTGGCCAGACTTGCAGAGAATCAAAGAAAAAGACTATGAAGCTGCGCGCCACCGTTTGATTGACATGCTTGCTGAGTATAAAGCATATACCGGCTATCGAGTCATCGTCATCTTTGATGCTTATTTGCAGAGAGGCCTCGAGAAGAAACATCATCAGGCAGGGATTGAAGTCATTTTCACTAAGGAAAAAGAAACCGCTGATGAACGAATAGAAAAATTAGCCATTGCTTTAAAAAATGTAAAAACACGCATTTTTGTAGCTACCTCAGATTACGCTGAACAATGGAGTATATTTGGCCAAGGGGCATTGCGAATTTCTGCTAGAGAATTGCTCAGGGAAATTCAAGAAATTGAACGGAATATCAATCAATCTGTAAAAAAAGACCATCAAAAAAAGCTGTCGAATCGGCTTACATTGTCAGAAGATGTCGCACAAATCTTTGAAAAATGGAGGCGTAAAGACCATTGA
- the rpsL gene encoding 30S ribosomal protein S12, giving the protein MPTINQLVRKGRFSKAKTSDSPALNKGYNSLKKAQTDYSAPQKRGVCTRVGTITPKKPNSALRKYARVRLTNGIEVTAYIPGIGHNLQEHSVVLIRGGRVKDLPGVRYHIVRGALDTAGVDGRRQGRSKYGTKKPKSS; this is encoded by the coding sequence ATGCCAACAATTAACCAGCTCGTTCGTAAAGGACGTTTCAGCAAAGCAAAAACATCTGACTCTCCTGCATTGAACAAAGGGTATAACAGTTTGAAAAAAGCTCAGACGGATTACTCTGCTCCACAAAAGCGTGGTGTGTGTACTCGTGTTGGTACGATCACTCCGAAGAAGCCAAACTCAGCGCTTCGTAAATATGCTCGTGTGCGATTGACGAATGGAATTGAGGTTACAGCGTATATCCCTGGGATCGGTCATAACCTACAAGAGCACAGCGTTGTTTTGATTCGTGGCGGTCGTGTAAAAGACTTGCCAGGGGTACGTTACCACATCGTTCGTGGTGCACTCGATACAGCAGGTGTAGATGGACGCCGTCAAGGACGTTCAAAATACGGAACAAAGAAACCAAAATCAAGCTAA
- the nusG gene encoding transcription termination/antitermination protein NusG produces MEKNWYVVHTYSGYENKVKANLEKRVESMGMQDKIFRVVVPEEEETEIKNGKRKVSKKKVFPGYVLAEIVMTDDSWYVVRNTPGVTGFVGSTGSGSKPTPLLPEEVEVILKRMGMEEQRMGVDFAIQENVRVNDGPFADFTGTIEEIDNDRQKIKVLVSMFGRETPVELDFDQVDKM; encoded by the coding sequence ATGGAAAAGAATTGGTACGTTGTTCATACGTATTCAGGGTATGAAAATAAAGTGAAGGCAAATCTTGAAAAACGTGTCGAATCGATGGGTATGCAAGATAAAATCTTTAGAGTCGTTGTTCCAGAAGAGGAAGAGACAGAAATTAAAAATGGCAAGCGGAAAGTATCCAAAAAGAAAGTCTTCCCAGGTTATGTCCTTGCCGAAATCGTGATGACGGATGACTCTTGGTATGTCGTGCGAAATACGCCTGGTGTGACAGGCTTCGTCGGTTCAACGGGTTCTGGATCTAAGCCAACACCGTTGCTCCCGGAAGAAGTGGAAGTCATTTTAAAGAGAATGGGTATGGAAGAACAGCGAATGGGCGTGGACTTTGCGATACAGGAAAATGTCCGAGTCAATGACGGGCCGTTTGCTGACTTTACCGGAACGATCGAAGAGATCGATAACGATCGCCAAAAAATTAAAGTGCTTGTTAGTATGTTTGGACGTGAAACACCGGTAGAGCTCGATTTTGATCAAGTAGATAAAATGTAA
- a CDS encoding Mini-ribonuclease 3: MKNKVDIHSLNGVELAYMGDAVYHQAVRYHLLLLGYKKVNELHEKATTYVSAHAQASALHHLLDIEELTTEELAVTRRGRNAKSGTPPKSADVSTYRHATAFEALLGYLFLQEEYERLNQLCAIAFAQIEQEGKE, encoded by the coding sequence ATGAAGAATAAGGTAGATATCCATTCGTTAAACGGGGTAGAGCTAGCATATATGGGAGACGCAGTTTACCACCAGGCGGTCAGGTATCACCTTTTGTTGCTCGGCTATAAAAAAGTAAATGAACTACACGAAAAGGCGACGACCTATGTATCTGCCCACGCGCAAGCGTCTGCCCTTCATCATTTGTTAGACATCGAGGAATTAACGACAGAAGAGTTGGCTGTGACGAGGAGAGGGCGCAATGCAAAGTCCGGTACTCCGCCGAAATCTGCAGATGTGTCGACTTATCGCCATGCCACAGCGTTTGAAGCGCTTCTAGGCTACTTATTTCTCCAAGAAGAATATGAACGACTTAATCAACTGTGCGCAATTGCTTTTGCGCAGATTGAGCAGGAAGGAAAGGAGTGA
- the rplK gene encoding 50S ribosomal protein L11, whose amino-acid sequence MAKKLAKVVKLQIPAGKANPAPPVGPALGQAGVNIMGFCKEFNAKTQDQAGLIIPVEISVYEDRSFTFITKTPPAAVLLKKAVGIESGSGEPNRNKVGTVKRDQVREIAETKMPDLNAADIDSAMRIVEGTARSMGLVVED is encoded by the coding sequence GTGGCTAAAAAATTGGCCAAGGTTGTAAAACTGCAAATTCCTGCAGGGAAAGCGAATCCGGCACCACCGGTTGGACCGGCACTCGGTCAGGCTGGTGTAAACATCATGGGATTTTGTAAAGAATTTAACGCGAAAACCCAAGATCAAGCTGGTTTGATTATCCCGGTAGAAATTAGCGTGTATGAAGACCGTTCATTTACGTTTATTACGAAAACTCCGCCGGCCGCTGTATTGCTGAAAAAAGCTGTCGGCATTGAATCCGGTTCTGGAGAGCCAAACCGAAATAAAGTCGGCACTGTGAAGCGTGATCAAGTTCGTGAAATCGCTGAAACAAAAATGCCAGACCTCAATGCTGCTGATATTGATTCAGCTATGCGTATCGTTGAAGGAACAGCGCGCAGTATGGGATTAGTTGTCGAAGACTAA
- the rlmB gene encoding 23S rRNA (guanosine(2251)-2'-O)-methyltransferase RlmB: MEQEWITGKNPVIEALRAGRSMEKIWIQKGAQKGQMKQVFSLAKEAGLVIQEVPKQKLDQLTDQAHQGVAALVAAYVYSSIDDILKRAADRGEPPFLLLLDELEDPHNLGSILRTADASGVHGVIIPKRRAVGLTQTVAKTATGALEYVPVARVTNLSRTIEDLKKQGVWIAGTAAEAEADYRTLDAGLPLGLVIGNEGKGMSRIVREKCDFLIRLPMVGHVSSLNASVAASLLMYEVYRKRHPLGE, from the coding sequence GTGGAACAAGAGTGGATTACGGGAAAAAACCCCGTTATTGAAGCGTTAAGAGCGGGTCGTTCTATGGAAAAGATATGGATTCAAAAAGGCGCTCAAAAAGGGCAAATGAAACAAGTATTTTCCCTCGCCAAAGAAGCAGGGCTAGTGATTCAGGAAGTCCCAAAGCAAAAGCTAGATCAACTGACAGATCAAGCTCATCAAGGTGTAGCAGCGCTTGTGGCTGCTTATGTATATAGCTCTATAGATGACATTCTAAAGCGAGCGGCAGATCGAGGTGAGCCGCCTTTTCTTTTACTGTTGGACGAGCTTGAGGATCCGCACAACCTAGGTTCAATCTTGCGGACAGCGGATGCGAGTGGTGTGCATGGTGTCATCATTCCAAAGCGACGAGCGGTTGGCTTAACGCAGACTGTGGCCAAGACAGCAACAGGTGCATTGGAGTATGTGCCTGTTGCGCGAGTGACAAATTTGTCTCGGACGATAGAGGATCTCAAAAAGCAAGGTGTATGGATCGCCGGTACTGCTGCAGAGGCAGAGGCAGACTATCGAACATTGGATGCAGGTTTGCCGCTCGGTCTTGTCATTGGCAATGAAGGCAAAGGGATGAGTAGAATTGTCCGTGAAAAATGCGACTTTCTTATCCGTTTGCCTATGGTCGGTCACGTTTCTTCGTTGAACGCTTCTGTTGCTGCTAGTTTATTGATGTATGAGGTTTATCGTAAGCGCCATCCATTAGGGGAATAA